A stretch of DNA from Marispirochaeta aestuarii:
GTAGCCGCAGGTGGGTGCCATCAAAAGGCCGTCGATTCCCCGGCGCAGGAGTTCTTCCGTGTTACGGGCTTCCGTTTCATGCCTGAAACGGCTGGTCATGAGAATCATCATATAGTTTTGCGCCGAAAGGACATCCTCGATTCCCCGCAGCATGTGAACCATGAAGCTTTCAAAAATATCGGGAAAAATAATGCCGATGGTTCTGGAGCTGCCGGCATTCAGCGTCTGGGCAAAGTAATTGGGCGTATAGTTCTCTTTTTTTACGGTTTCGAGAATGCGGTTCTGGGTTTCCCGACTTATTCGATACTGATCTCCCTTGCCCTGGAGTACCAGGGAAACAGTGGTGCGGGAGACTCCCAGCTCCTGGGCAATGCTTTTCATGGTTTTTTTCATGTCCCCTCACTTTATAACTTGCGGGAATCTCTGACAAGATTTAGAATGCTTACCTAGGTTAGCATTCAGGAATTCCGGAAAAGGAGATCTTTCCATGAAACGAAGCGAAATCAATGCAATTCTCCGGGAGGGAGATGAGTTTTTTAAATCCAGCATGTGGCATCTTCCCGAGTGGGCATACTGGTCACTGGATGAGTGGAAACAGTACAGCCATCAATGCTCAGCAGTTTTTGCCCATTCCCTGGGCTGGGACATTACCGATTTCGGAAGTGGAGACTATCTTAAAAGAGGGCTTTTTCTCTTTACGCTCCGGAACGGCGTGAATGGCCAGCCGGGAAAACTGTATGCCGAAAAGATCATGATAGTCAGAGAGGAGCAGGAAACCCCTTTTCATTACCATAAACTGAAACAGGAAGACATCATCAACCGGAGCGGGGGG
This window harbors:
- a CDS encoding D-lyxose/D-mannose family sugar isomerase; translation: MKRSEINAILREGDEFFKSSMWHLPEWAYWSLDEWKQYSHQCSAVFAHSLGWDITDFGSGDYLKRGLFLFTLRNGVNGQPGKLYAEKIMIVREEQETPFHYHKLKQEDIINRSGGNLLFKLRHTSDGTAMDEERPVEILIDDRSRTVQPGETLCLKPGQSICLEPGVYHRFYGETGEGTVLVGEVSLVNDDAADNYFYESLGRFPEIEEDEEPLYLLSSDYSRFLGV